In the genome of Brienomyrus brachyistius isolate T26 chromosome 17, BBRACH_0.4, whole genome shotgun sequence, one region contains:
- the LOC125711524 gene encoding cytochrome P450 2C25-like isoform X2, producing the protein MTVYIGPQRQVVLVGYETVKEALVDQAEDFTGRAPLPILQKITKGYGLVISNGDRWRQLRRFTLSTLRDFGMGRKRMEEWIQEESKHLVDSLASTNSAPCNPTFILSQAVSNVICSLVFGQRFEYKDHTFLRLLSITNQTLQFISSPWGQFCNTFPWLMDHLPGRHNKILADVEELKASAEQKIHKHQETLTPDYPRDFIDCFLTRLKQEKDNPSSEFHYNNMIFTVINLFLAGTETTSTTLRYALMLLIKHPDIQERVQLEIDTVIGRDRCPMMEDRKSLPFTDAVIHEVQRFLDIVPFSLPHYATRDISFRGYTIPKGTFIIPFLHSVLRDASQWASPWDFKPEHFLDRDGNFKKNPAFMVFSAGKRSCVGESLARMELFLFLVSILQHFTFSCPGGPDSLDPTPEYSSFGRLPRQYQLIATPR; encoded by the exons ATGACTGTGTACATCGGCCCCCAGCGTCAGGTGGTTTTGGTGGGATACGAAACTGTGAAGGAGGCTTTGGTGGACCAAGCTGAAGACTTCACTGGCCGAGCCCCCTTGCCGATCCTTcaaaaaataacaaaaggctatg GTTTGGTGATCAGTAATGGGGATCGCTGGCGTCAGCTGAGACGTTTTACACTAAGCACCCTCAGGGACTTCGGCATGGGACGAAAAAGGATGGAGGAATGGATTCAGGAGGAGAGCAAACACCTAGTAGACAGCCTGGCCAGTACAAACT CTGCCCCATGTAATCCCACCTTCATCCTGAGCCAGGCTGTATCCAACGTCATCTGCTCATTGGTGTTTGGCCAGCGGTTTGAGTACAAAGATCACACCTTTCTGCGCCTTCTCAGCATCACCAACCAGACTCTGCAGTTCATCAGCAGTCCTTGGGGACAG TTTTGTAACACTTTTCCTTGGCTCATGGATCACCTGCCAGGGCGTCACAATAAAATCTTGGCAGATGTTGAGGAACTGAAGGCATCTGCGGAACAGAAAATTCACAAACATCAGGAGACCCTGACTCCTGACTACCCAAGGGACTTCATCGATTGCTTCTTAACAAGACTCAAACAG GAGAAGGACAACCCATCGTCTGAGTTCCATTATAACAACATGATATTCACAGTGATCAACCTCTTCTTGGCCGGAACTGAAACCACCAGCACAACCCTCAGATACGCTCTAATGTTGCTTATAAAGCACCCAGACATACAGG AACGGGTTCAGCTTGAGATAGACACAGTCATTGGACGAGACCGTTGTCCAATGATGGAGGACAGGAAGTCCCTCCCCTTCACCGATGCTGTGATACACGAGGTGCAGCGGTTCCTGGATATAGTACCATTCAGCCTTCCCCATTATGCAACACGGGACATTTCTTTCAGAGGCTACACTATTCCTAAG GGGACATTTATAATTCCTTTCCTGCACTCTGTGTTGAGAGACGCCTCCCAATGGGCGTCCCCATGGGATTTTAAGCCTGAACACTTCTTGGATCGCGATGGAAACTTCAAGAAAAATCCAGCTTTCATGGTCTTCTCTGCTG GTAAGCGGTCCTGTGTTGGGGAGTCCTTGGCAAGGATGGAGCTCTTCCTGTTCCTGGTGTCCATACTGCAGCACTTCACCTTCtcctgccctggggggcctgacAGCCTGGACCCCACCCCTGAGTATAGCAGCTTCGGTAGACTTCCAAGACAGTATCAGCTCATTGCCACCCCCCGGTGA
- the LOC125711527 gene encoding cytochrome P450 2C19-like: protein MEISTTLVLAGLVLVLVLLLSWGWNRKDVNLPPGPKPLPLLGNLMQLDRTAPFKSILELSKSYGPVMTVYIGPQRQVVLVGYETVKEALVDQAEDFTDRAPLPILQKITQGYGLVISNGDRWRQLRRFTLSTLRDFGMGQKRMEEWIQEESKHLVDSLASTNSAPCNPTFILSQAVSNVICSLVFGQRFEYKDHTFLRLLSITNQTLQFISSPWGQFCNTFPWLMDHLPGRHNKILADVEELKASAEQKIHKHQETLTPDYPRDFIDCFLTRLKQEKDNPSSEFHYNNMIFTVINLFLAGTETTSTTLRYALMLLIKHPDIQERVQIEIDTVIGRDRCPMMEDRKSLPFTNAVIHEVQRFLDILPFSLPHYATRDISFRGYTIPKGTFIIPFLHSVLRDASQWASPWDFKPEHFLDHDGNFKKNPAFMVFSAGKRSCVGESLARMELFLFLVSILQHFTFSCPGGPDSLDPTPEYSSFGRLPRQYQLIATPR from the exons atgGAGATCTCCACTACACTGGTTCTAGCTGGCCTCGTGCTGGTTCTGGTGCTGCTTCTCAGCTGGGGGTGGAACCGTAAGGATGTTAATCTCCCACCAGGCCCCAAACCACTGCCCCTGCTGGGGAATCTAATGCAGCTGGACAGAACTGCTCCCTTCAAGAGTATCCTTGAG CTCAGTAAAAGTTATGGCCCGGTGATGACTGTGTACATCGGCCCCCAGCGTCAGGTGGTTTTGGTGGGATATGAAACTGTGAAGGAGGCTTTGGTGGACCAAGCTGAAGACTTCACTGACCGAGCCCCCTTGCCGATCCTTCAAAAAATAACACAAGGCTATG GTTTGGTGATCAGTAATGGGGATCGCTGGCGTCAGCTGAGACGTTTTACACTGAGCACCCTCAGGGACTTCGGCATGGGACAAAAAAGGATGGAGGAATGGATTCAGGAGGAGAGCAAACACCTAGTAGACAGCCTGGCCAGTACAAACT CTGCCCCATGTAATCCCACCTTCATCCTGAGCCAGGCTGTATCCAACGTCATCTGCTCATTGGTGTTTGGCCAGCGGTTTGAGTACAAAGATCACACCTTTCTGCGCCTTCTCAGCATCACCAACCAGACTCTGCAGTTCATCAGCAGTCCTTGGGGACAG TTTTGTAACACTTTTCCTTGGCTCATGGATCACCTGCCAGGGCGTCACAATAAAATCTTGGCAGATGTTGAGGAACTGAAGGCATCTGCGGAACAGAAAATTCACAAACATCAGGAGACCCTGACTCCTGACTACCCAAGGGACTTCATCGATTGCTTCTTAACAAGACTCAAACAG GAGAAGGACAACCCATCGTCTGAGTTCCATTATAACAACATGATATTCACAGTGATCAACCTCTTCTTGGCCGGAACTGAAACCACCAGCACAACCCTCAGATACGCTCTAATGTTGCTTATAAAGCACCCAGACATACAGG AACGGGTCCAGATTGAGATTGACACAGTCATTGGACGAGACCGTTGTCCAATGATGGAGGACAGGAAGTCCCTCCCCTTTACCAATGCTGTTATACACGAGGTGCAGCGGTTCCTGGATATATTGCCATTCAGCCTTCCCCATTATGCAACACGGGACATTTCCTTCAGAGGCTACACCATTCCTAAG GGGACATTTATAATTCCTTTCCTGCACTCTGTGTTGAGAGACGCCTCCCAATGGGCGTCCCCATGGGATTTTAAGCCTGAACACTTCTTGGATCACGATGGAAACTTCAAGAAAAATCCAGCTTTCATGGTTTTCTCTGCTG GTAAGCGGTCCTGTGTTGGGGAGTCCTTGGCAAGGATGGAGCTCTTCCTGTTCCTGGTGTCCATACTGCAGCACTTCACCTTCtcctgccctggggggcctgacAGCCTGGACCCCACCCCTGAGTATAGTAGCTTCGGTAGACTTCCAAGACAGTATCAGCTCATTGCCACCCCCCGGTGA
- the LOC125711524 gene encoding cytochrome P450 2F3-like isoform X1 translates to MEISTTLVLAGLVLVLVLLLSWGWNRKDVNLPPGPKPLPLLGNLMQLDRTAPFKSILELSKSYGPVMTVYIGPQRQVVLVGYETVKEALVDQAEDFTGRAPLPILQKITKGYGLVISNGDRWRQLRRFTLSTLRDFGMGRKRMEEWIQEESKHLVDSLASTNSAPCNPTFILSQAVSNVICSLVFGQRFEYKDHTFLRLLSITNQTLQFISSPWGQFCNTFPWLMDHLPGRHNKILADVEELKASAEQKIHKHQETLTPDYPRDFIDCFLTRLKQEKDNPSSEFHYNNMIFTVINLFLAGTETTSTTLRYALMLLIKHPDIQERVQLEIDTVIGRDRCPMMEDRKSLPFTDAVIHEVQRFLDIVPFSLPHYATRDISFRGYTIPKGTFIIPFLHSVLRDASQWASPWDFKPEHFLDRDGNFKKNPAFMVFSAGKRSCVGESLARMELFLFLVSILQHFTFSCPGGPDSLDPTPEYSSFGRLPRQYQLIATPR, encoded by the exons atgGAGATCTCCACTACACTGGTTCTAGCTGGCCTCGTGCTGGTTCTGGTGCTGCTTCTCAGCTGGGGGTGGAACCGTAAGGATGTTAATCTCCCACCAGGCCCCAAACCACTGCCCCTGCTGGGGAACCTAATGCAGCTGGACAGAACTGCTCCCTTCAAGAGTATCCTTGAG CTCAGTAAAAGTTATGGCCCGGTGATGACTGTGTACATCGGCCCCCAGCGTCAGGTGGTTTTGGTGGGATACGAAACTGTGAAGGAGGCTTTGGTGGACCAAGCTGAAGACTTCACTGGCCGAGCCCCCTTGCCGATCCTTcaaaaaataacaaaaggctatg GTTTGGTGATCAGTAATGGGGATCGCTGGCGTCAGCTGAGACGTTTTACACTAAGCACCCTCAGGGACTTCGGCATGGGACGAAAAAGGATGGAGGAATGGATTCAGGAGGAGAGCAAACACCTAGTAGACAGCCTGGCCAGTACAAACT CTGCCCCATGTAATCCCACCTTCATCCTGAGCCAGGCTGTATCCAACGTCATCTGCTCATTGGTGTTTGGCCAGCGGTTTGAGTACAAAGATCACACCTTTCTGCGCCTTCTCAGCATCACCAACCAGACTCTGCAGTTCATCAGCAGTCCTTGGGGACAG TTTTGTAACACTTTTCCTTGGCTCATGGATCACCTGCCAGGGCGTCACAATAAAATCTTGGCAGATGTTGAGGAACTGAAGGCATCTGCGGAACAGAAAATTCACAAACATCAGGAGACCCTGACTCCTGACTACCCAAGGGACTTCATCGATTGCTTCTTAACAAGACTCAAACAG GAGAAGGACAACCCATCGTCTGAGTTCCATTATAACAACATGATATTCACAGTGATCAACCTCTTCTTGGCCGGAACTGAAACCACCAGCACAACCCTCAGATACGCTCTAATGTTGCTTATAAAGCACCCAGACATACAGG AACGGGTTCAGCTTGAGATAGACACAGTCATTGGACGAGACCGTTGTCCAATGATGGAGGACAGGAAGTCCCTCCCCTTCACCGATGCTGTGATACACGAGGTGCAGCGGTTCCTGGATATAGTACCATTCAGCCTTCCCCATTATGCAACACGGGACATTTCTTTCAGAGGCTACACTATTCCTAAG GGGACATTTATAATTCCTTTCCTGCACTCTGTGTTGAGAGACGCCTCCCAATGGGCGTCCCCATGGGATTTTAAGCCTGAACACTTCTTGGATCGCGATGGAAACTTCAAGAAAAATCCAGCTTTCATGGTCTTCTCTGCTG GTAAGCGGTCCTGTGTTGGGGAGTCCTTGGCAAGGATGGAGCTCTTCCTGTTCCTGGTGTCCATACTGCAGCACTTCACCTTCtcctgccctggggggcctgacAGCCTGGACCCCACCCCTGAGTATAGCAGCTTCGGTAGACTTCCAAGACAGTATCAGCTCATTGCCACCCCCCGGTGA
- the LOC125711416 gene encoding uncharacterized protein LOC125711416: MGRILYIMLTLCPRLLLQRTDQSADLWMSAMPFVSLTEAQWDHSSPFCFSSGRLLRTMNPKGIHYGFLRKYGGFMFKQWKEKYLVLNAQGNLLVCRDAESPPDQVLSLSKDCLLIAEGREILDLPRLPRGGRRECCLALILTQDKFLLLLAENANDCSQWLNMLRKVRQGVTSNGPSWKRQPSFTTSIMDGDPVSSQFREGETPAALFRAKDNTSYYQSLRRGKGTISPRAVQSGPLAPPPRSPDCLRHGNSIDARAVRAVCLLMGGAAASSMLGCLSSLPPPSHNVRSADSNPSSELSGLGTAGEHHAANSPNIQSFDFEGDSDFDTFDCGGFAF; encoded by the exons ATGGGGCGTATCCTTTATATCATGCTGACATTGTGTCCGAGGCTCCTACTGCAGCGGACGGACCAAAGTGCGGATTTATGGATGTCGGCGATGCCATTTG TATCTCTGACAGAGGCACAGTGGGatcactccagtcccttctgctTCTCGAGTGGAAGACTCCTGCGTACCATGAATCCCAAGGGCATACACTATGGCTTCCTCAGGAAGTACG GGGGTTTCATGTTTAAGCAGTGGAAGGAGAAGTACCTGGTGCTGAATGCCCAGGGAAACCTGCTGGTGTGTCGTGATGCAGAGTCACCTCCGGACCAGGTGCTGTCTCTGTCGAAGGACTGCCTGCTCATCGCTGAAGGCAGGGAGATCCTGGATctgccccgcctcccccggggaGGTCGCCGAGAGTGCTGCCTGGCGCTGATCCTCACTCAAGACAAATTCCTGTTGCTGCTGGCTGAAAATGCTAACGACTGCAG CCAGTGGCTGAATATGCTGAGAAAAGTGAGACAG GGTGTCACTTCCAATGGGCCATCCTGGAAAAGACAGCCTAGCTTCACCACTTCTATCATGGATGGAGACCCTGTATCGTCCCAGTTCAGGGAAGGGGAAACCCCAGCCGCCTTGTTCAGAGCGAAAGACAACACCTCCTATTACCAATCTCTCAGGAGGGGGAAAG GCACCATCTCCCCGCGGGCAGTGCAGAGTGGACCTTTGGCTCCACCCCCGCGTTCTCCTGACTGCCTTCGGCACGGAAACAGCATCGATGCGCGAGCGGTGAGAGCGGTCTGTCTACTAATGGGAGGGGCGGCCGCATCCTCCATGCTGGGCTGCCTCAGCTCTTTGCCTCCTCCATCTCATAACGTCAGATCAGCAGACTCGAATCCCTCCAGCGAGCTTTCGGGATTAGGGACGGCGGGAGAGCACCATGCCGCCAACTCCCCGAACATCCAGAGCTTCGACTTCGAGGGCGACTCTGACTTCGACACCTTTGACTGCGGGGGATTTGCCTTCTAG